The genomic window GCCCTTACAAGGGCTCAGCGGAAATGAACAAAGTTCGCACGGCATTGAAACAAATCGGAGTGGATGCCACTCCAATGCGTGCCAAGTAACCGATAGGAGTACACATGAAATCTGCTTTCAGAAATTTGCTGGTTGTCGCCCTGCTGACTTTCGCCGGAATCACACAGGCCGCCGTCCTCGGTAAAGACTACACGCAGCTGGATCAGCCTCAGGCCACGCCCGCTAATGGCAAGATCGAAGTGCTGGAGTTCTTCGCATACCCGTGTCCTCACTGCCATCATCTGGTGCCCGACCTGAATGCCTGGGAAAAGACCATGCCCAAGAACGTATCGTTGACCTACGTTCCGGTCGTGTTCCGCGACTCATGGGAACCGATGGCGTACACCTTCTACGCACTTGAAGTGTTAGGCCAGCAGAGCAAGCTGCACGATGCCCTGTTTGAAGCATGGAACATCACCCATACGGAATTGAATGAGCTCAGCCAAATCGCAGCTTTCGTTGCCCAACGCGGGGTGGACAAACAAAAGTTCAGCGATGCTTATCGTTCATTCTCCGTTCAGAGCAAAGTGATTCGCAGCAAACAGATGCTGCAAAGCTACAACATCCGTGGCACACCTACTTTGGTAGTCGATGGTCGCTTTGTCATCACCGGCTTGGAGTCACGCGACATGATCCGTGTGTTGCGTGAACTGACCGATCAGGTGCGCAAGGAGCGCGCAGCCAAGAAGCGCTGATGACGCAACGCGTCGTCATAAGTGGCGCGTCCAGCGGCCTAGGTTTGGCGCTGGCGCGCCATTATCTTGAGCAGGGTGCAGTGGTCGGTGTATATGCGCGCCGTGCC from Ferriphaselus amnicola includes these protein-coding regions:
- a CDS encoding thiol:disulfide interchange protein DsbA/DsbL, with amino-acid sequence MKSAFRNLLVVALLTFAGITQAAVLGKDYTQLDQPQATPANGKIEVLEFFAYPCPHCHHLVPDLNAWEKTMPKNVSLTYVPVVFRDSWEPMAYTFYALEVLGQQSKLHDALFEAWNITHTELNELSQIAAFVAQRGVDKQKFSDAYRSFSVQSKVIRSKQMLQSYNIRGTPTLVVDGRFVITGLESRDMIRVLRELTDQVRKERAAKKR